The window caaTTAAGTTGATTACGATAATTACTATTGAGATTGATTATGTTTGTGATTTATTAGtgttaatagtcaaataaatttaaaactatggttttaaattgatttttttttgccaaTGAGAAATTTGGTGTAAAATTTGGATACATCCGAGtacttatttaaattttgtttcaagttCAAGGTGTTTacgaaaattttcaatatttcaagagtacattttaaacaaaaccttaACGTCCATCCAAAACTAATGGGTAACCTATTTTTTAACCctctttgaaagtttaaaggtattttaattttttttcttataagtTTAGAGGTAGTTTTTACCCGAGCTAAAGAGTGCAGGAGCATTTTTATAAAGCaattaacaaaacattatTAGATTCGACTTATATATGCATCCTATCAACGTTTTTCATGAGTTTTCAAtctcattctttcattttcattttcacttgtactaaatttaaattgatgatAGGTCTCATTAATGCAATTGATGAATTAATTGATAAGAGAGAATCTAAGGCTAGTGAAttcatgttatattttttaagacaattttaaatttactcaCTCTCTAGTGTTCgagtttcaaaaataattgtatagtCTCGTCATCTATAGCATCCAACTAACTTCACTTTATTGCAGAGTAAATCGaacttcaacaaattttagaaaggaaaaattttgTGGGAGAAAAGAACTTgtaaaaaagagtttaaaattcaatttaaattaaatgagacatatttatatataaaaaaaaaatgtttattgtCATTCATATAGTTATGTATCTTCTTCAAGTTtggttaaaattttactttcagTCATGAAATAGGAAGAATAGGCAATCCTTAATGAAGAGTTATATACCatttatttcaacaatttattctttcttctagACAAGGATATTCACCATTTCATTTGAAGTAAATCGAGTGTTAAAGTCAAAAGTCACCCCTTCATTCAAATTAAAGATTCCTCGTTCCATTCAGAGAGTGTTTCGTcctacacaaaaaaaaaataaaaaattgacacCATGTTTTTGAAATGATGGTAAATACCTTTTGACATTCGTGAGttcaaattgatattaaaagtTAACATCGTGATTACAACATTCACTATCTTCAGAACCTTTGAGGCACTTGGTGCATTATTGGTATCCACATAGATCATATCTTTAGACATCCCCTGccctaaatttaaattccCCTACAATAAAAGTGGAAAATGACTCATTttggtacttttttttttctcctaccAAACTATATGGTGGGTAAGAATTAATGtactcttaaactttttaattataaaaattaaacattaaaaaatttgtaatctAAACTTTCcattataaaaatcaaactatgaccaaagatatataaaagtatCAATAAACTCTTCTAAAAGggaaatttgaaacatatatatatatatgcaaataGCCCAATCCTGATTACAACCTTAAAAGCAACACAATAAGTGGCATaaaaaactcaaactcaagggaaaaaaaacaaaaagcacATATTACAACATTTTCCCTatgtaaaaaattattataatcccACAATAGTTCTCTCTTGATCCAATTATATAATCACTTTCTTAAAACTGCTTTTGTAACGCTCAACCATTTAACTAATCTTACtctcaaactaaaaagtataaaaaacgAATTTAACTAGAACTAGCGCGTATATATCTAAAACTTTATTAACTAAGAGATAATTTGAAACTAGTGGCATACGCTTTGTTGATctaatcactttttttttaacaaaaaaagcTTTTTTAATATGGAATAACTTTACTTACagtattttgtcaattttatttaaaaaaaagtacgtTTGAAACATGAGCGAATCAAACATTTCAACACATTGGTTAGGAGaaccaaataaaaagataaacataaacataaaatatgaaaaccaAGTTGGTTTGAAGATTTATGTGAGAGAAAATTTGAGATGAGATCAATTCTACCTCTTTTCTTAAAGTTAATGTTTTTACTTATAGAGAATAAGACTACGTGAAAgcataaattgaaaatgattagTTGCGTCATTTTGattgttaaatatattttttagtctaccataaaataattgaaatatgaGACTTTTAAAAACTAGATGTAAAATTAATAAGGTAAATTTGTTGAAGATGTTGGTCCATATGAGTAGATGAGTTACTTATCACATtatcaattgattttgatataaaatctcCTACAATCTAACGAAATTAAATTAACCCTAAACTCATAAAACTTGAAAGCAGTTTGTTCACCAAATCAACTTCAACTTATCcaataaatgaaatcaaaatcaaaatagcaAATAAAACTCACAAAAAAACCTTAATCTACCATAGTTCATCTCTAAAAGACATCTATCACAATATAAAACATTACATCCATGATTTTATCTAATCATACTGGATTGCCACttgctttttcttctcattgtTTTCGTTAAAAAATCTTACGAATCTATGAATGTGACAACAAAAGATAgtaaatcacaaaattaaaagataacttttttacaaaaaaaaaaaaaaaaaggaaaaaagggaaaaactCTCCACTTTTTAGTACAATAGTtgaataattgttttaatctTCTACTCATTtcattaatgttttaaattcaaaaagagggaatttcaaatattgaaatataatgcTTTTAATCCACATCAATTTTGTTGGATTGTTagccattatatatataagagcCAAAGTTAATAATACACTCACACATGAATATAATATCATTCTTTTCACTTGATCATGAGGTGTTTAATTCAAGAAGATAACCCTAAACCCCAAATAGTAATAGCTCAACCTCTTCTTAAATGGGCCTTCtaagataacaaaattattcctACTAAACTCTTCTAATATTCCAATTTTAagatcatttatatatattatatatatatcacagtCTGCTATGATATACTACAGATagattcaattcaaatattttactatatctatagatatatttattagaCAATGTCAAgagtttaatttcaaatattaatttttttttattagattggAATGGAGtgtataatttataaaaaaaaattgaatgtttaaatgTGTATTTCACGgtggtttttcaaaattttcaattctatagtaataataatgataaaaatacaTTTGGCCTCTCTACgtcaaacttttgtttttttttcaattccaaTCATGCATTTTTAATGAACTCTTCTATTGAAATTGCccattaataatttttatacaaaGAAATACAgtgtataaataattttataatagaaATTCTAGTAGATAGtagaaaaattaactttgacAAGATTATCTTACTgttcaattttgaataatatgcGTTTTAtcttgagtttttaaaatgtatatttgagtttttaaaaggtatcattttagcttttaaattttaaagaaatgtttCATCTGGAGaatgtattttttagtttttaatcttttaaaatatgtatttgaatttttaaaatacaactCTTTATAAGTTTGTgaattttctatatatgtttaaaaatacatttatcaaagtaatttctcttattattttaaaaaaatctattttctcTAGCTCAAAATgtcatataataataacaaaaaaaaattattatgtaaatgaaaaaactgttaaaattatttacaaaatatagtaacaaCTTTAGATTATATTACGAAATCAACAATTAAGCCATACAAAAACACATAGAGATATGCTTGATTTACTAAGCTAAGTCAATGGAACACGAggaaaacaatattattaaaactatatttcaaaatacaatatGACATcactattttataatatttaattatatattgcACTTATCTAAACTTTGAGTTAAAATCGTAAATAActcataaataaatacatatgttcaattatgaaaatgtaacaaattcaaaacactCCAAACATATTctatcattcataaaatacaaaattatactctattttttatgttttaaaatgcctcgaataaaaaaatcacttcaatgattttataaacctataacaaaacaaaacttgaaaagaaaaaaaagataagcaTTAAATGGACgtattattctaaaaaaacaaaacatcatttttgaaaaagaagaatcaatAATTGAAcccaaaattattattttaacataGTAATTAAGACATAAACGGAACAATCTCAAAAGTTGGAGGATTAcagattcaaatttaaacttcaaaatatgattacaatttcttttttctaaaaagctttcttcaataaaaattgaaaagaaaaaaaaaaggtagagAGAGTGCATTactaaacaaaaagttttttatggacacacacacacactcttCTCCTTTTTACATCTAATCTTAATTCTTCACTTTTCCCTCTCCAAAATtcatcctctctctctctcttctcttctcttctcttcaattacaaaagagaacaaaataattgCCCTCTAATCGGCAATGGCACATTCTTTGAATTTCCTGCcgttgtttttctctttactaCTCTCTACGGCGGCAGTGTTCTCGTCGGAATTCGACGACGGGGATTATTATTCCGCACGGAGAGAGGCTGACAGAGTGGTGGACTTGCCAAACCAGCCGCCGGTAGAGTTCCGGCACTATGCTGGTTATATTAAACTCCGGGCGAGTGAAGAGAAGGCTCTGTTTTACTGGTTCTTTGAGGCTCAAAACGACGTCGCTCATAAGCCTCTTGTTCTTTGGCTCAATGGAGgtaattctctcttttttttatttactccCTATCCTTTCAAGTTTTGacaaaaacaactttcaatttctttcgCTTTCCATGACAATTCCCCCTCctatgtatttattttcattcatataGAGTCcaacattatttaaaactggtatcttttcatttttcaaatgtattCAAGTAGAATATAATGTCAATtatagagtttaaattgatatatacattttatgtttaaattgatataattattaattcaagATCTAATTAGGTCGATACAACCTCTTattttcctatatatataaaaagaaacacatatatgtatatataaaaggttTGTTTCTCCTTCATGTAAACATTCCCGACTGGACCTGGTGAGTAGGTGtgctttttttctccttttatatactttcttttctttaatgtaTTTACACActttaacttttgtttatttaaaagtaaactTGAAATGATAGGAATaagattttaactttaatttggaAACATGTGcgataaataattaaattttattcaaacccataaaataattttaaaattttaagatgttgaaaccaaccaaaaataatgataataataaaacccagtaattgaaatatttttctaattttttgtaggcactcaaattaaattatagccTAAAAATATTGGTTTACTTCATTTTCACCActtaaaagttgagatttgagaacattaacaaaaaaaaaaaaaaaagagtcaaaatttaaaataaatataaggagaagaaaacaaaaacatcttCAAAGATATCTGCCactttgaaattatataaagGCATGTCTTTTTGTGGAAAATGGCTTCAGTGTTACTCTATGATTGTTGGTTGATATAACTTTTGtctatattttaatctaatatttatttattctatttaatttatatcttttaatattttatatacaaattaaaactcGTACAACCAAAATGTATTCATGTGTTTTCCATcgaatttgattatattttgagatttttattttttatttacatcaCAACCTATTCTAATAAAACCATATTCTCCTAGTACatactaattaataatttttttattccaatattatttgataaaataattcaaatactattgaattgtttttttttttaaatatttgttagtttaaacaccaaaatataattttaattgagtatatatattgaaaagcTTTATATACACACTACTTCAGTTTGATTAGATCCTTTTGTCTATCATTATCTCTAACATTCAATACATCGCATGGTATTACATAAAAtaggaaataataatatccTTCTACTCACTAGAGTTTTGAGTATATTTCCACCCAATCTTTGGGTTTTAACCTTTTACAGTTTTACCACTAAAATTTGataagtttaatttctatttcaaagCTCCACTTTTGGATCTAATTTTTACTGAAATTTGTTTGGATCGGCTGCTTAGAATTGAATTTTGAGGAagaagttaattatttgatattgagTATATAAGTGAAATTGAACAGGGCCAGGGTGCTCTTCCATAGCATATGGAGCTGCGCAAGAACTTGGGCCTTTCCTTGTTCAAAGCAATGGCACCCTAAAACTCAATCCTTTCTCTTGGAATAAAGGTACATACACATTGCCCAGTTTCAAAGTTTTTCGAATTCAAATAATTCACGTATaatctccaattaattaattataacaaaagtgtttttattttttattcttgcaACAGCTGCAAATATGCTGTTTTTGGAGTCACCAGTTGGAGTGGGATTTTCATACACAAACAAATCAACAGATTTAGAAAAGCTTGGAGATAAAATCACTGCTCAAGATACTTATGCTTTTCTTATTGGTTGGTTTAAAAGATtcccaaatttcaaacttcacCATTTCTATATTGCTGGAGAGAGCTACGCtggtatttctttctttttcctttttaggtTTTCTATCacttatattttgattttaatctTAATATGTATTATGGGCTATATTTGATTCAAGTgtctttataaaagaaaaaaaaaaaaaaacaagtatgGTGTGTTTTTATGAATTGGTATCCAAATAGAGCTAATACTAAATCTATtattaacatatatttattgttgtctctcttttctatatttgttttgaaggACATTATGCTCCCCAACTGGCTGAGCTCATTCATGagataaacaaaaattctaCAAAAGATTCCATTGTTAACCTCAAGGGCTTATTGGTAAACTCACTTCTAATCTTATCTGTTTGGTCCATCAAAATCGTATTCTTGTCTctatatttttactaaatcttgaattttgtttctcgAACAAAAATCCAatgaatgttttttaaaaaattaacgaTGGATATTAGatgatgatttatttatttattatttaatcagaTTGGAAATGCAGCTATCAATGATGAAACAGATACAATGGGAATGGTGGAATATGCATGGAGTCATGGCATAATATCAGATCAACTCCATTCCAATATCTTCAAAGAGTGCAATTTTTCACTTGACATTGAAAACCTAACTCTTTCTTGCCTTAATCACTATAGAGATTTTCTAGTTTCTTACTCCAAAATTGATATCTATAACATTTATGCTCCAATTTGCCTCTAtgcttcctcctcctcctctcttGACTCCTCAGTGTTTAGACTCTTGGGTTCTGCTCCTCAAATCTTCTCAAAATATGTAAGttgatatttcatattttctctCGAAAAACTtaagtttgaaattgaattactTTTGTTGGTTTCTCTTACTCACTTGATTGGTTGGTTTTTACTTAGAAATTATGGAGTAAGCTACCAAGGGGGTATGATCCATGTAGTGCAAATTATGCAAAAAAGTACTTTAGTAGAGAAGATGTTCAAAGGGCTCTTCATGCTAATGTTACCAAACTTTCTTATCCTTACACCCCTTGCAGGTACTTATTTCTATGTTACTTccttttgttttaacttttatatatattgcaagTTTAGTGTCCAAAATTGAACCtatgaaacaaataaatttgctAATAGTTACAATCCTCCTTCACTAAACTTTATCAAACACTAAACTTTATCAAATACTTCATACAtctccaaattttcaattttatgtttaacaaatataatttatttgacatttttttaaaatttaaaaattatttaacacaaaattgaaaaatactGGTGTTTCATGAGTCACTGGTAttcttcttaaaataaaaaggttgtGAATTAGttaacaactttattaaacacgaaatgaaattgattttaatttgtttaacttTAACCCCAAAATAgattcaaaaattgaaaaatttggATGGatcaacttttataaatgttaGAGATAATTGATATACATTCTCAAAtttaacttgttttgttttgatttctcCCGGACTCatttagttttggttttttagcttttgtaaaatcttcctaccaaacaaaaattgctTATATGTTCTATGACAGTAATGTGATCCAAGATTGGATTGATGCTCCTGATTCCGTCTTACCTATCATTCAAGAGTTACTCGAAGCACAATACCGCATTTGGATTTATAGGTCGTTTATTTCTCTTCTATCAGTCTTCTTCAAAACGCTTACCTTTTAATTGATGATTTATGAATTAATCAATATAAGTTACTCAAAAATTCCATGTAATTTTACAGTGGCGACACGGATGGAAGAATACCAATTACGTCAACGAGATATAGCATAAAGAAAATGGGGTTGAGAGTTGAAGAAGAATGGAGGGCTTGGTTTTTGAGGCATCAAGTGGCTGGTTGGGTTGAAACCTACCAAGAAGGCCTCACTTTGGCTACCATTAGAGGGGCAGGCCACCAAGCCCCAGTCTTTGCTCCTCAACAATCACTCGCTCTATTGGTTTACTTTCTTGCGGGCAATCGTTTACCTGTAACTCCCAAAATTTAGTTGTTCCATTTTATTCCATTACCtattttgataactattttattttaagctTCTTACTGTATgaataaactatttttgttggctatatgttatctttaattatttcattcaagGGACTTATGATTAATGCAAGATGGTAAGATTACCAATATAAACTTTGACTTCATTTgctttttggattttttttcttcattttttcctttgataTTTTCTCTATGTTCAATTTGTGATTTTGAATTGCTAACTAAGTATTTATAATGTAGAGAAAAACGTTTAAACTTTATCGTTTGTGATATAATActttaaaaggaaattggaTAAGTAAAGAAACGTTTAAACTTATTACAACTATttctaaaagtatttaaaattgaaaaaaaatggtttttaagaggttaaatcataaaacttttcaaatcgaaaatttaagaatgaaaataacatttaGGAAGAAGAGGGAGTTTGGtacataaaaattaacaaatgtCTAAGAAGAATGATGAAGGAAGAGAGATGTAAAATGTCAATAtaacattaataaatattgttatcacttttaaattgttagcttgaaaatgttaaagttatttctttttgttaatgtcATCTTATTTGCTATTTGTTCCAAccataaaatctaaattgtaTTGTCAAAATAAGCATAACTCAATTGACATGTAGATATATTAATAAGTTTGTGGTAAATCGAATCTTTCCATCTATTATtacattaaaagaattaaactcCCTCTTTTACAattgtatttcattttttagacGTGTTTGGTATAATATTAACCACTAGTAATTAACTCTAAATATTaagtttaatataaattattattaattatttagtcCATGAAAGTGATTTATGTTGTATAATTCATTATATTAATggatagattttaaaattttactatatctaatttattattttaaactttttcatttacaatgattttatcatttaattttcatgttaaaaggaaagaaaattataaaaaataaaacagtttaataaaatatttatacttttataagaaatgaagtgtaattaattttgtattccaGTGGTTTTGGCAGGTggagtttaaatattttttctatttttttttatttttgaaaaatcagaaaattgtgatttaatttttaatatattaattatattgtatatattttaattaatgaaataactATATTTAAGATGGGCCTTAAATTGTCTAAGCCCGAGGGCCTGTATATGCTTTGGAAGCTCAATACAGGCCTCATATATTCAAAAGGCCATAAAGTTACGCACGTGCTACGTGCGATCACACATTCAGATGTTTTTCAATTCGGGTTTTAGCTCTAAATTTCTTGGTTTTTGCTCTCCAGCAGCTTCTTGTTAATTTGCCAACACTTGAATCCTCAGCTACACACTTCAATTCCTTCGATGGCCTTTTTGTTTCAGAAATTTCAAGAGGTAactcttcttatttttcttgagaaAGCGctgaaaaattattagaaatggAGAGAGAGATAGCGAATGTAGTTTAATATTTGAGTGTTAGCTTCATTCTTCATCCATATTGGTATATTTGTATGGAGATTCTTTAGTTGTGTGAGTTCAATAGTTTATCGGGTTTTGGGTTTTCATTTTAGTTGagctttttttatatatatatttctgcTTTTGCGCTTTCGATGTGAGACTGTTTGAATTTAGTTCAGAGGTTGAAATTCTTGTATTCTGAGTATGTTCTTTTGATTGTAGTATCAATCCACGGTATACAGCTTCAAATAATGATACAAGTAGTAAACTTGATGGAAATTTGTTCTAGTAAAGTAAGTGGATTGAAATTGAGGATTTTGTGAGACCTGGCAATTGAACTAGTAGAGTTTCAACTTTCAGATTGATAGGGCGCTTTTCCACCGTGTGGTTTATAAAAACTTATGTATCCATGAAACCTTGATTTATGAAGTAGTTCTCGTCGTCATGGTTGCTCCTTTGgttctctttgtttctttttccctaaaaaaaGCTTTTCTTCCAATGTGGGTGTATTTGTTGATGTGCTTAAGATTGATCTTCTCTGTTCTTTAAGATACTTGTGAGTTACATGCCAGGCAACCATgtttatttgcattttttgtCTGATTTAAAGAACTAAATAGTGGTCACTATATGGTATTTCTAGACCTCTCCATGGCTATTACTTATTATAGGAGATTTAACAAAGCAAAGGACCATCAGACAATTAGTTAGTGAAAATCGTTGTATGTTGGGGCATGGGAGTGAGGGATAGGTTTTAGAGGACAGTAGTCTGTTAGAGGGTGGTATGTAGGctttatttttccaaaccCGTGTGATGGGAAGGAGAGAGTACTGGGCCTCTTGATTCGGCAGGGTTGTTTTATGTGTCTTgtgttgttgaattttgtatcTGCTCgtaatttcaatcaaatggTAAGGTGACCAACCTTACAACTGTCTGAGATTTTTATTACCATTGTTATTCCTGTTACATACAAGAACGAATACCATAATATGCCCTGtctgatttttttagttttattttccttttttccctcTACTGACGTTTGTACACTCTTACAAATTCAGGCTGTGAAGGTTCTTGCAAAAAATCCATTGTTTACAAAAAATCCATTGTTTGCAAGGGATCCAAGGCGGCTACAATTTGAAGCTGATATGAACCGTTTGTTCCTTTTCACCAGGTCATTTTAACTTTCTATTGTATCATATGGTTAAAAgattcagttttttttttttttaatttaaggaAACAGAATTTTCGTTGATGGAATGAAAAGAGTCTAAAGTTCAGTTCCATTGCTCCGAACTTTTGTGTGTCTGAGTTCTCTGTCCATGGAAATCCATGTCCAAGGTCCATTGTCTATTAGATTCTCCACAGGCCCATTTTCTCCCTCACAGATCTTTTAGTGCTAATCATGCTCATTTGTATTCTACTGGAATTTGAATCAAGATTATTAGTATCTAAATGTTTTATCCTGATTGAAGTACTTCTGGTTTGGAGGCCATAAGAAAAAATGTCTACCTAAACCGGGGTTCTTTTAATGTAAATTACAATGCCATCAATTTATCTGATTATACTATTGCCCAGCACCCCTATCCTATCAATTTGTCCCCTATCATTGCATTCAGTA of the Cucumis sativus cultivar 9930 chromosome 3, Cucumber_9930_V3, whole genome shotgun sequence genome contains:
- the LOC101209256 gene encoding serine carboxypeptidase-like 35 translates to MAHSLNFLPLFFSLLLSTAAVFSSEFDDGDYYSARREADRVVDLPNQPPVEFRHYAGYIKLRASEEKALFYWFFEAQNDVAHKPLVLWLNGGPGCSSIAYGAAQELGPFLVQSNGTLKLNPFSWNKAANMLFLESPVGVGFSYTNKSTDLEKLGDKITAQDTYAFLIGWFKRFPNFKLHHFYIAGESYAGHYAPQLAELIHEINKNSTKDSIVNLKGLLIGNAAINDETDTMGMVEYAWSHGIISDQLHSNIFKECNFSLDIENLTLSCLNHYRDFLVSYSKIDIYNIYAPICLYASSSSSLDSSVFRLLGSAPQIFSKYKLWSKLPRGYDPCSANYAKKYFSREDVQRALHANVTKLSYPYTPCSNVIQDWIDAPDSVLPIIQELLEAQYRIWIYSGDTDGRIPITSTRYSIKKMGLRVEEEWRAWFLRHQVAGWVETYQEGLTLATIRGAGHQAPVFAPQQSLALLVYFLAGNRLPVTPKI